In Brassica napus cultivar Da-Ae chromosome C2, Da-Ae, whole genome shotgun sequence, the sequence CTCAAGGAGAGTGGAACAGCTACTTGGAAATAGACGAGTATCTGTGGAATCAGAGTGTCTAAGAAGTTTAAGGTTCAACGTTTTAAGAACAGGATCTTCGTGTAATTGCAATGACATGCTAAAAACTAGTCAACTCCAATGGAAccattgttgaaaaaaaaaaaatcatcatacTCAAGCTTCTGCATCATCTTCAACAGGGATTTCCatcgtcacttgtggatattgCATAGCTTAGCAAATCTCCAGACAACTGACTGCTCCAATCTGAATATGTAAACATCTTTAGATCAAGAGATAAGAACAAAGCAGAGCTTGATAAGTACAAGAAGAAACAGAATTAACTAAGATCTTCAGATTGCACTGAGGAATCTTGTCAGTAAAACATAGCCAAGTcgttttaaactaaaatttggCGGGTTGAGCCAGGCCCTTGCAGAAGTGCAACGCATGGGCGACTCATGAAAGCCAAGATAGCAAGCTATCTTAATGGGTCTTCTCCCTTAAAAAATAGAGTTAATATCGTGTGGCCCGATGGACCACATATCAGATATTAAACTGATAAGAACAGATACTACACTTGATCTTAGCCAAAAGGCCGAGAAAGGTATGATTTGTCTAGTTGCTGGCTTCATTATTTATACCACTTATCATGCCTTCCATGTCTATTCTGTTAGCGATGTGGGACTTTTAAACAGTtatgacaaaacaaaacactcTCTCTGTCTTAGTGAGTTAGCCAATTGTCCTGAGAGTAATTGGAAGAAAGAGGGAGTTGTCCATCGTCATATGTATCTTATACCTCCTGCAGCAACTATAGTTGATTAAATATTCCTCTGTTTGTTcgttattaatattttagtgtTGTTACAAAATCATTTAGAAAAGGTCTCTCTATCTCAGTTTGAAGGTATGTAGTATAGACAATGCACAAGACAAAACTCAATATTCTCTTAGAACCAAAGAAGCTCCTCTGTGTTCTTTCTGTCAACAAGGAAAAGAACTTCCaacaataataaagtaaaattaaGTTTCATAACATAAGAACATTGCATCCTTAGACTCACTTCGAAATGTAGTTTCCGAGTGAGATTCACAGCAAAGATTCTAGGAACTGTTAAGACAACCAGTAAGTCGAATTATAAGCTGACATGAAGTTGAAGCCTTAGGCACAGATTCCAACTCCTTGATCCTCAGCAGCCGTTTCTCCCCGGAACGACCACCTGAATATACAGAGATCTCAGCGGTTTGTAAAGAAcgatttctttctctttctcttcctctgTTCCTTTGTAACATTTCCATCCAAAAGTTTTAAGATGGAAGGACAAGCATTCAGGAACCGAGCTCGGATTAGAGAACAAAGGTGGTGGATCCTTGAACTCTTCGGCTTTACACCTCGTATGCGGAGAAACAGGCCATTTTATTCTCCAATGTATCTCCTGGAGCTTGAGAACTTGAAGTTTAGGGCAATGTTTGAGCAAATGCAGAAGCAGATTACGTGACATTTTTCCGTAAGTAGATAGTTTCAGATGACGAAGCCGCTGAGAAATTGTATCCGCAAGAAGCAGAACCTGGACGCCAAAACCTTACAAGGATTACCAAAAAGAGTGTTCTAAATAAAACAGGAGAGAGATACATGGCAAGTTTTAGACGTAGCAAATTTGTAACATCCCTCTTTTCctccaaattttataaaattattatacataAATCTTATAACCCCCAAAGTGTAAGAAGaaacattttattaaaatttactaTAAAATGTTTAGGGTCCTGTGAAAGATATGAGGGAGTTGCCTTGGTAGGATATAAATTTATGGAAAGAAACTCCACAGAAGTAAGAAATCTGAGAAGCTTGTCAGTTTGAGAATAATCAACATGGAGACTAGCCTCCACCATGTTGTGCAGATCCTCATAAAACTCGAAATTGCTACCGTTGATGCATACCTCTAAGTACTTCAAAGAAGGAGCATTTATCTTGAATCTAGACTTATTGCTAGGATAAGTGCGAACCGAAGTATAATCTTTTATCTCCAATCTCTCGAGAGAAGGGACCGATATGGTGAATAAAGAAGAGCAAGGGTGATCAAAACGGAAACCATAGCGGGGGTCAGTGGTAACGCTATCCAAGGAGAGATCGTTAAGAACAGGACAATCCGACATTAGCCTGCATAAATCTATTTCCCCACGGAACCTCACACGTGTGAGGTGCATACTTTTCAGGGACCGGGGGCTCATCTGTAAAACCATGGCATTCGATCGTGTGGAGTTTCAGGACCACGAGTTTTCGGAAGACTGTATTTGAGAAACTACTATGGAATTTAAGAGAACTCGAGTGTTCCCTCAGTTTGAGGGTTAGGGTTTGGAGAACTGGAGCTTCATGTAGTTTCAGTGaccttataaaatattttttaaagctaCTGGAACTAATTTTAGGACGAGAGTTTGCATCGTACTCAAGCTTTACATCTGCCCTGCCAATTTACGTCCAAGCCTGTTTATGTCCAAACCCATTTAATAATGTTCATTTAAAACCCCTTTAAACCAAGTCTATTTAAAGCCCGTTTATGTGAAGCTCATttaatattaaactcatttcaAACCCTTTTGAGCccatttactttaaaaaaaaatgaacgtgatctatttataattaaagTAACATATTTCTCTCTTCTATGAAACCCGAGTGCAAAACATTACATTGTTTTGTTTCACCTAAAAATTCAAAGTTTACAAATGACagcataattaaattataaagttCACACTTCACATCAAGTGTCCATAAATTACTATTTTCCTTCTTGAACAAGTAGGACCTGTCCATAATCAAAACAGAACCTATTATTACATATTccatcaaacaaattataaactGATTGAACATAACCAGAACACTATATACCATTATTCCATGAAACATATCAATCTTTTGATGTTGAAAATTCCACTCCAGAACTACTTGCTTTCTTTCCAACATCTTCATTTTCATCAAAGAGATCTTCAAAGGCACCTACAAAGTATAAAGAGAAACAGAGTTTATGAAGCGCCATTAGCTGCACAGTTTCAGAGTCCATCTctgcaaaaaaataaagcaaagtGAGTATTAATGCAACTTATATTCTTAAAATCATTCCACCTGAGAAAGCTAAATAAACAAACGAATAATAGGACATTTGTATCACGAAGccaaacatatttattattagcAACAACAGACAGCAACACCATCACAAgttagtaataaataaatgtttCCCTTAGTGATATAAAATTGGCTTAAGACATACAGACTCGTACACTTTAGTAAtggaaaattatttttctttatgatTCTAACGACATAcatgatattacgtgtatacgcacaccaattaacctaatgtgcatactaccacaatcgaatggtatgtcgatgtaccactttaggatcgaatccacagagaccaatgattacactttatttctataggatcaatatcaagctaaaacaattcggaggttttaaagttgatttcgtaacaagcaagtaagagattgatttaaggtttttcagatgattaagaaTGCTAGtctagggtggtttgatcggatgttaaacaagtgtgagccaaacaattattcaagttcaattaATAGTAAGTCTAGAACTCGAATTACTCAGGTTGAATCAACCCACTCTCGTGGTATTGATTCTTTTGCAAGTCGGTCTTgatgcctaaactctcgtttggatcaagacgcgctagcaagctttagagatcaagtccgatatgttcacaatacaccctaatatctactctcgctgactagGGATGCAATACTCAATCATAACaaatctagcaacctattacacggttaatgaacaggttaaacctaggatctaacattaagcggacagtttaatgcaagcattaagaatagttatgaatgaagacaatcaagggattcacttatctatgtttaactcacggatctaacaccctaacaccctagactaagcaagcggATTACTCAGCCATGGACAGAGAAAACATAGagataacagatgaagaaaacatgtctgaatcaataataaaaagcaaagagggtttagaaatcttctccaaaGGATGTAGAGATTCTTCTCCCTTAACAAGAGTAcaagttttctctctctaaaatctctctgaaaaaaaaatagtgtagaATGTGTAgaataataagaaaagatatataTGCAGGTCTGTGGCAGCCAAGGAGTAAAAAGGGGAAGCCCTAGGTAAAATCacgaaatatttggaaacttccttAAAAATCTATGCCGCTGGAACAGGCACGCCAGACTGCTCCGCACGACTGTTCCgcgtgaaaatcaccaaattgcactCTTTCCTGCCTCTTTTCCTCCAACTGGTTTATTtctcatccaatgcaactccaaacctgtaatgactcgaaagggactaggaagactcgataaagacttgaaaaccaattagaagacatatatacaagatgccaaaaacaccatatatcaattccccagacttagatccttgtttgtcctcaaacaatgtcaagtatcaagaacatggagaaaggtttgaaagtgtgggaactctcctattctcagcaaccatactttaaccacgaatctctgaaccatataaGCAGTAAAACTAGGATAACACACTCTTaccggaaccccactgactgctgttcaaaaacggctccatactctacatctcaaacctgaaaaagcaacactatcgagacaaaactccctaggcactattcagggtagacgggctAGGTGTTAAACaggctatttaatggtggagttaaaagtgtttaggggctaccatttcattgaAGAGGATGCAGAATATCgcacaaaatggcaagagaggatagatccattgatgtccacagcctctactcgtttttgctctaTCTGGCGCGACTGCTCCGTTTTGGATCACCCATCTGGATGATCAGATCATCTGCCTGCTCTCCAATCTTTCAACTTGGTACCTATTCTTTTGCTCGACCTTCC encodes:
- the LOC106355394 gene encoding putative F-box/FBD/LRR-repeat protein At5g56810, which gives rise to MVLQMSPRSLKSMHLTRVRFRGEIDLCRLMSDCPVLNDLSLDSVTTDPRYGFRFDHPCSSLFTISVPSLERLEIKDYTSVRTYPSNKSRFKINAPSLKYLEVCINGSNFEFYEDLHNMVEASLHVDYSQTDKLLRFLTSVEFLSINLYPTKVLLLADTISQRLRHLKLSTYGKMSRNLLLHLLKHCPKLQVLKLQEIHWRIKWPVSPHTRCKAEEFKDPPPLFSNPSSVPECLSFHLKTFGWKCYKGTEEEKEKEIVLYKPLRSLYIQVVVPGRNGC